The window GCAGGCCCACCTCGACCCGGCGGTCCGCTCCGTGCCCGCCGCGCGCGTCGAACTCGGCCACCAGCGCGGCGTAGCCCGCCAACTCGGCGGGACCGGCCGTGCCCAGGGTGGTCTCAGCGACACGAATACCGTGCTCCAGGGCCCGTAGCTCGCCCAGTACGTGATCCACGGCGTCGCCCACGCGCGCCGAACCGGGCAGGTCGAGGGTCTGGCGAAGGTGGCCGGTACCTCCCGGTGCGATGACGGTGAGGCCGCCGTTGTCGACGGGCTCCTGTCCTGCCAGCAGTCGCAGGAGCGTGGACTTCCCAGAGCCGTTGTCGCCGACGATGCCGACCCTTTCGCCCGGCCGGATCGTGAAGGACACGCGGTCCAGCACCAGGCGGTCGCCGTAGCGCTTGGTCACCTCCGCAAGAGCGATCTGAGACGTGGTGGGAGGGGAAGCGGTGAGGGTGGTGTCGACGGAAGCACAGTGCAAGAGCACTCCTTGGCTGGGTGAACAGGATTGTGCGGCGAGCAGAGGGAGACCGGCTGCGGGCCGATGAACATGAAACTAGACGAGACGAATCGTCTCGTCAACGATTTTCGGCGGGTGAAGTGCGGAAGCCGCCGGCGGCACACCTACGCCCCGTGTCCGGGCTTGCCTTCGCACTGCCCTCCGCGTGCGGGGAGGACCGGGTTGATGGAATCTGATGATCATGCGGAGCAAGGACGGGCGGGCGGGCGAAGGCCACGACGTGGAGAAGCTTCTGGACGAGCTCTACACCACGCCGCCGCCCGGTTTCGTCTCCCGTCGCGAGGAACTGGCGGCCCTCACCAAGGCGGCCGGGCAGGTGGAGGACGCCCGTCGCATCCATGCCGCCCGCCGACCCACGCTCGCCGCCTGGGCAGCGAACCTGCTGCTCCGCTCCCGCCCGGAGGAGTGCCAACGGTTCCTGGAACTGGGAGTCGCGCTGCGCGAGGCCTATCAGACCCTGGACGCCAGTGGGATCAAGGAGCTGTCCGAGCAGCGCCGCCATGTCGTCTCGGCGCTGGCCCGGCAGGCCGGCCGGCTCGCCGTCGAGGGCGGGCACGCACTGTCCGACACCGCCCAACAGGGTGTCGAAGCCACGCTGCGCGCCGTACTCGCCGACGAGGACGCGGCCGATCGGTGGGCCACCGGCCGCCTGGAGGCCGCTCTCGCCCAGCCGTCGGACTTCCCCTCCCCCACCGGCGCCCCGGCCGCACCACCGGCGGCACCACCCCGAGCGGCGCCGCGGACTCGGACCAGGGACGAACTCGCCGAGAGGCGTCGCCTGAGACGGGAACAGCTCGCTCAGGCACGTACGTCGGCCGACATCGCCGACCGGCACCTCCACGGCCGGCGTGCCGAGCAAACGGACGCCGAGGCCGTACTCGAGCAGGCACATGACCGGCATGATCGGGCCCGTCGGCAAGTCTCCACGGCCGAGCAGCGGCTTCGCCTGGCGCGCGAACAGCTCCACCTGGCCGCGCAGGAGCAGAAGGCGGCCGAAAAACGGAACCGGGAGGCCGCTCTGGCCGCGGAACGCGCTGAGCGGACCGCACGGGAAGCCGCGCAGGAAGTGAAACGGCTGGCCGGGCCCGTCACGTAGGCAGGGCCCTCAGGTCCATGCCGGAACCCGTCGGCCGGGGACACGGGGCTGGAGGCGGTCGGCCGCTACTGGGGGCGGCGTCCGCCGAGGTCCCCGTCGGGATCGTCCAGGAGAGCGATGCGCGCGGTGATGCGCTTGCCGACCGTTTCCCGCTGGACCTCGAAACCCTGGGCGACAGCCATGACGATCTCCAGACCGTGCTGGCCGACTCTGCCCGCATCGGTGGCCCGGGCCACCGGCAGGACCGGATCACTGTCCCAGACGACGACTTCCACCAGGGCCCCGCAGATGCGAAGCCGCATCAGCACCGGCCCGGGAGCGTACTTGCGCGCGTTGGTGACCAGCTCGCTGACCACCAGCTGGGTCAGGTCCATCGCACGCGCTGACACCGACAGGCCGTGCTCGGACCGGACCCGGGCGAGGAAGTCCGCCGCACGATGGCGCGCCTGGGCAATGACAGGGCCATCACCGTCCAGGGCGACGGCTTCCTGTATCGGACGGGCACCATGCACCGCGTCGCCCTCACCATCGCTCTCGGGAGCTGATTCCACCGGGTCCACCTCTGTTCCCCCGTTCACACCTGCGTGTACCCCGCACCATCTCTCACATGTGCCTTGAACTCGGCTAAAGTACCGAACGGTTGTTCCCTGTTCCATCTGGGCAGGCTTGCAGCGCATGACGTGTCGGAGTCCGAGCCCCATCAGTGAGCGCAGTCGAGGAAACGGTGACAGATACCCACGAAGCAGCCCAGTCCGGCCAGCTGTCGATCGGCGACACCGCTGTCGGCGACATCCGGGTGGTCACCCTGCGCGGCGAGATCGACCACACCGTCAAGGACGAGTTGAGCGAGGCCCTGCTGTCCGCCGAGAGCGCGTCGCCGCGGACAGTGGTGGACCTCAGCGGCGTGACATTCATGGACTCCAGCGGCATCAACGTCTTCGTCATCGTTCACCAGAAGGTGAGCGAGGCAGGGGGATGGCTGCGTTTCGCCGGCGCCCAGGAAGCGGTGCTGCGGGTCCTTCAGCTTGTCGGCCTGGACAAGGTCATCCCCAGCCATCCCACCGTCGAGCAGGCCCTGACCGTCTGACCCCCTTCACACCCTCTCGTGGCACGTCAGGTGTCACCCGGCGGAGGCGTCGTTGGGCGTGCATGCGTGCTGAAGAGCCGTGCGGGCCTGCCCGCGCAGCCAGTCCTGCACGGGGTCGTTGTCGTAGCGCCGGTGCCACGCGAGGTGGATCGGGATGGCCGGCGTCGTCAGCGGCAGAGGCGGGGTACGGAGGCCGAGGTCGTCCAGGAGGGGCGGCTGACGAGTTCGGGGACCGCCGCGACGAGGTCGTGATGGCGCACGAACTGCAGGGCTGTCGCGTTGGTGGCAGCGGGACCAGCGTCCACGCCGGGCCGTTGACCAACAAGCCCTACCAGGGCGACGGCAGCCTCATCCGTGCCGAGGAGTTCAAGCCTCGGATGATGCCTCCCATGGCACCGCGCGCGGGTATCGCCGCCCTGATGGTCGCGGAAGCGGAAGCACCGCGTTTCGCCGACACGGACACCATCGCCTTGTTCGAAAGCCGCTGAACCGTGCCCGTAACCCTCCACCACAGCGCCACGGTCGTGGTGGAGGAACCACGGCGGCCTCGCTGAGTTGCGGCCCGTGCGGCCCGTCACCCGACCGCGGGGCGGGACGCCCTGTCCTATGCGGCGCCGGAACCCTCGAGGAAGTGCAGCAGCACGGCGGCCTCCGCCCGGAGCCGCGCGGCTCGCTCCGCATGCGCGGGCGCGGTCAACTGCGCTGCAGCATCCAGTCGTTCGGTGGCCTCGGACCGCACGACATCCATCACGCGGCGCTCGCTCAGTTCACGCCGCGCCGCCTCGGTGGCGCCGGCCCCGACCGGGGACTGCTCAAGAGCCGTGCCGCGAAGTTCCGACTCGTCCACAGGCACCGCCTCGGCGTTGTCCAGCGCAGCGAGCGTAGTGCGCAGGGCACTGACTGCGGCCTTGTCACGGGCGCGCATCGCTTCCGGCAGTGCTTGACGCATACGAAGACGTACAGACATGCCGACGACCTTATGGCGGCGCCCCTGGACTCACAACGCGATATACGTGCAGGCTCAAAGGACCGTCGGCCGAGGCACCACGCTTCGACAGGCTCGCAGAACGGGACCGCAGTTCCGCGCCCTTCCCGATGGCCGGGTGCTCCAGCCATGGACCGTGATCCAGCCGACCGGGTCGTGCTGTCGAAGCTGCTCCGATCGAGCCGCCGACGGCCGCCGCTACGAGGAGGCCGGATCCGCGCGACCCTCCTTCCTCCGGCCGAGCGTGAGCATCGCCTCGGTGACCTCGCCGACCGCCGCGTCGGGGATCGCAGTGGCGGCCTCCTTGAGGACGAGCAGTCGTGCCCGGGAATCTCGCGCGCGATCGCCTCGCCGTTGCCGACAGGGAAGAACCGGTCGCGACGGCCGTGGACGACGAGCGTGGGGACCTCGATCTCGGGCAGGCGCTCGCGCCAGCGGGGCTTGCAGTCGATTCTGGAGAACACCATGCCCATCTGGTTGGCCATCTGGACCGGGGATGCGGTGCCGGGCGTGCGGTCCCAGATGCGCGCTGCGCTCGCGCGCGCGGCGACGGGATCGTCGCCGAGGATCTCCGCGGCACCAGCGGCGAACTCCGCGACCGCCTCGCGGTCGGTCCAATCGGGCATCGCACGCGCGAACAGCCGGCTCATCGTCGCCTGGTCATGGCCGGGAAGGTCATCGTCGGGCGGGCCAGGGGCAACCGCGCGGGTGCCGACCAGGGTGAGCGCCGAGAACGCGCCTGGATGGTCGAGCACGGCCACCTGGGCGACCATCCCGCTGACGCCGATCCCCGCGAGGTGCGCGGGTCCCCCGCCGAGCGCGCCGGCAAGGGCCGCCGCGTCGGCGGCGAGGCCGCGCAGGGTGTACGTGGGCGCCTCCGGATCCGCCGTCGTCGACTCGCCGCTGTCGCGCAGGTCGTAGCGCACCACACGAAGTCCGCCGGCGGCGAGGCGCTCGCAGAGGGCGTCGGGCCAGGAGAGCATCGTCGTCCCGCCCGCGAGCAGGACGAGTGGCGCGTCGTCGTCGCCGAACGACTCGATGCCCAAGGAGACCCCGTTGACGTCGACAGTGGTCATCGGATCACCGGAAGTCGTCGCGGACCAGCCGATCCGATCGGGGCGCCGCCGCCCGTCAGGATGACGTCGAGGTCCTTGGCGCGGGTGTCCGGACCGTGGTCCGGACAGGGGTCGGGCCCGGTGGCGAAGCCGTCGAGAGAAGCCGAGATGTCGGTGATGGTTCGAGTCATGTCAGGGCAGACCCGATCCGCCGCCCGAAGTCATCGCTCACGCAAGAAACGTGCGACGGATGCGAACGGACGGCACGACGTCCGAGGCGGCACGTTCGGACAAACAGCGGACGATCACCCCTCTGCGCCCTCAGCCGGCTGCCACGTAGAGCTTGCGCAGGGGAGAGCGGATCTCCCACTCGGTTCGCTCCCCCGTGTGCAGGCGTACGAGGGTGCCAGGCGTGAGTTCGATACTCTCACCGGTCTCGAACCGCACGGTGGCATCACCCTCGAGTACGACGAAGACCTCGTCGGCCTCGACGTCGCGCACCGTGCCGGCCGACAACGACCACAGGCCGAGTTGCGTACCGCTGAAGTCGCCCAAGGCCTTCACAGCCGCTGCGGGTCGTCCCACGAGGATGTCGTCCTCCTCCAGGGGCATCGGGTCGAGCTCGACCTCATGCAGGTTGACGCAACGATCTATCACGACACCACTCCCGTATGCACGATCTTCCATCTCTCGTCGGCTCCACTGTCTCACCAGGAGGTTCGTGACTTCACGCTCCAGCTCGTCGTACTCCTCATGCCGGAGAGCGTCAGTGGGGCCGAGCGCGTCGTACGAAGCTTTTGTGGCGTACCCGGTCGCAGTTTTTGTGCCTCACCGCAGGCTGAGTTCCTCGCGCGCGCCCGTCACCCACCGCAGCACGCCGTGGGAGTCGGTGCTCTCGGCCAGCTCCGTGGCTTCGTCGAGCAGCGCCACCGCATCGTCCGGCCGCCCCTGCTGGGCAGCCAGATACGCCAGCCCGACCAGGTTCGCCGCCACTCCCGGCAGGAATCCCAGCTCCCGGCGGAGGCGAGTGGACTCCTCGAAATGCGCCCGGGCCTCGTCCAGGCGGCCGGCCATGTGGGCGGCGAAGCCGAGGTGCCGCAGCGCGTAGGACGTGGTCAGCCGGTCGTCGGCCCGGGCGGCCAGGGCGAGGGCACGTTCGAAGGCGGGCACGGCGCTCCCGGCATCCTCACGGACCACTTGGTGGAAGGTGCCGACCCAGAACACCGCCTCGCCCTCGCCGCGCGCGTCACCGAGCCGCCGGTACAGCTCCGCCGCACGCTCGAAGAGCTCCAACTCCCGCGCGTCCTCGGCCCGCTCCTCCAGGAAGCGGGCGTGGATCACCCGGCCGCGGGTCAGCGCAAGGTCCGCCTCGACCTCGTCCAGACACCGGTCGGCGGACACCAACGCACTGCTCTCACCGCCGAACACGGCACGCTCGTAGAGGAGTTCGGCTCGCCTGATCCGCTCGTCGGCAGTCATCCCGTGATCGTACCGAGGGCATCGCAGGGAGTTCGAACTCCGGCGAACACACGCTCTGCGCTCGTCCGGTCTCCGCGAACGCGGCGGACGTGGCGCAGGAGCAAGCCCCACGGCTCCACGTGTACTTCCCTGTCCGGGGTACCTCGTGCGGCTCGCAATCACCCCGGCCTCAGCTGTTGAACGCGTTCAAAAAGAGAGGCTAGGGTGATGTCGAACGACGCCGAGGGGGTTCGATGAAGGTAGTGCTGCCCGGGGGAACCGGACAGGTGGGCACGATTCTCGACCGTGCGCTGACAGCGGCCGGCCACGAGGTCACGGTGGTGACCCGACATCCCGTGCGGGCGCATGACGTCGGCTGGGACGGGGCCACGCTCGGCCGTTGGGCCGCGGCGATCGACGGCTGCGATGCCGTGATCAACCTGGCCGGGCGCAGTGTTTCCTGCCGGTACACCCCCGAGAACCTGCGGGCCATGATGGATTCCCGGGTGGACTCGGCACGGGTGGTCGGCGAGGCGATCGCCGCCGCCGCGCGGCCACCGCGTGTCTGGCTGCAGATGAGTACGGCGACGGTCTACGCCCACCGGTTCGACGCGGCACACGACGAGGAGACCGGTGTGATCGGCGGCTCGGAGGCCGGGGTGCCGGACTACTGGGCGTACAGCGTCGAGATCGCACAGAACTGGGAGCGGGCGCAGGCCGAGGCGCCGACCCCCACGACCCGCAAGGTGGCGCTGCGCTCGGCGATGGTCATGAGCCCGGATCGGGGCGGCGTGTTCGACGTGCTGTCGCGGCTGACGCGCCTCGGCTTGGGCGGTCCGGTGGCCGGTGGCGCGCAGTACGTCTCCTGGATCCAGGACGAGGACTTCGTGCGAGCGGTGGAGTTCCTGATCGCCCGGGACGACCTCGAGGGACCGGTGAACCTCGCCTCGCCGGGTCCTCTGCCGCAGCGCGACTTCATGCGGGCGCTGCGCTCCGCCTGGGGCGTCCCGGTGGGACTACCGGCAACGCGCTGGATGGCCGAGCTGGGAGCCTTCGCACTGCGCTCGGACACGGAGCTGCTCCTCAAGAGCCGCCGGGTGGTGCCGGGGCGACTGCGTGCGGCCGGCTTCACCTTCGCGCACCCCGAGTGGGAGGGGGCCGCCACGTCCCTCGTAGAGCAGGCCAGGTCGGTTCGTGCGGGGTCGGGTCGGGCCCGTGAATCGAGCAGCCACGCCGCGTAGATGTTCGCCGGGCGCGTGTCGGCGCCCCGAGCCGTGCGGGCCCGTTCCGCCGAACGCCCACCGCGGGAGCAACGCTCCGACGGTGGAAGTCGAGCGGCCCGCAGATCGACGCAGTCCTCCCCCTCCAGCCGCTCTGAAGGTCACGGTGACTTCCGGGGCTCTTGACTCGGGTCACCGCTGTGTCGACGGAGCCCGTCGGTGTGGCGGGCGACGTCATCGACGCGCGCCGCGAGATCGGGGTGGCCGGATGCCAGGTAGGCGTGCGTCAGCGCGAGGGGGCCGACCAGAGCCGCAGCGTCGTTCTCGGCGAGGGCGGCAGTGAGCTCGCCGAGAGGGCTGCGGGCGGCAGCGGGGAGATCGGTGAGCGCGGTGATCTGGCCGGCGAGCTGGCGCAGGTCCGCGGCATTGGCGCGCGCCCAGGCGGTGACGGTGCGGTCGGCGGCGCGTCGGTCGCGCGTGGCCCGAACCCGCTGCTCACCCGTGGAGCCCGGGCTCCCCGGGCGTACACGCAGGTAACGCCGTTCGGCGGCCTGGCGACTGGAGACGCCGAGAGGGTGGGCCAGGTCCGCCCAGCTGGCGCCTGCCTCCCGCGCCCCTTCGATCAGACCCGGTTCCCACTCGGCGAGCTGGTCGCGCACTTCGCGGAGCAGCAGGAGCGCGGTGAGCGCCTGCTCCGAGCTGGTCTGGAAAGGCTCCGGGGGCTCCCCCTCCCGCTCCCGCGGTGTCTGAGCGGAGCGCAGAGCATCGTGCATCGTGTGCAGCGCCGCGGTGGCGAGAAAGGGGGTGGGGGCTAGACCCCGGGCGCGGGGGTCGGGCTGATCCGCCATGGCCATGAAACCTCCAGCGCGTGATGTCATCGCATGGACGACACGCAACTTGTCATCACTTCGATGACATGCTACAACGATTGGCAGGTGAACCGCATTGGCAGCATGTGCCTGACCTGAACACTGGAGGTGTTTCCCCATGTTGATGCGCACCGACCCCTTCCGTGAGCTGGATCGACTCACTCAGCAGCTCCTGAACACCGCCGGCACCTGGTCCCGGCCGTCGGCCATGCCGATGGACGCCTACCGCGAGGGTGAGGAGTACGTGATCGCCCTCGACCTGCCCGGTGTCTCCAGGGACGCGATCGACATCGACGTCGAGCGGAACATGCTGACCGTCAAGGCCGAGCGGCGCCCCGTCACCAAGGCGGAGGACGTACAGGTGGAGCTCTCCGAGCGGCCTCTGGGCGTCTTCTCCCGCCAGGTCGTACTGGCCGACGCCCTGGACACCGAGCGCATCAAGGCGGACTACGACGCGGGTGTACTGACCCTGCGCATCCCGATCGCCGAGCGCGCCAAGCCCCGCAAGGTCACCATCGGCGGCAGCTCCACCCGCACGGAGATCAGCGGCTGAGTCCCCTGCCTGCCACGACAGAGACGGGAGGGCGGCCGCTGATGCGGCCACCCCCTGTCTTCGCTCGCCGCCACACACGCGAGGGAGCAGTGATGGCCATGCGATGGACGACGTTCCTGGGCCAGATCAAGGAACACGGCGCATACGAGACCACCGAAGAGGCCGAGCGGGCAGCCCGGACGGTGCTGGCACTCCTGGGTGCCCACCTGGTCGGAGGGGTACGGGCCGAGCTGGCGGCCCGACTGCCGGACGAACTGGCACTGATCCTGCTCAATCCGCTCCAGGCGCACGAGCCGCTCTCCCCCGAGCGGTTCGTGCGGGCCGCCGCGGCATGGATCGAGGGAGCCACCGAACAGACCGCGGCCTGGGACGTGGGCGCCGTGCTCAGCGTGGCCTCGGACGCCGCGGGCGAAGAGCTCACCCGTCGGCTTCTGCTCCAACTCCCAGCGGGCTACGACCTGCTGTTCGGCCGTCCCCAACGCATCCAGTAACCGCGACGACCCCTCTCTCCTGACCGAGCAACAGCGGTGGCCGGCCGGCGGAACCGGCCACCGCATCGAGATCACCCCAGACCAGAAAGGCTACGCGTCACCGATGATGCCCCAGCAGGAACTGTGCCGGACCACCACGAGCATGACGTTCGAGCAGATGCTGGAAAGAGTGCGGTACGAAGGCGCGTACCCCACTCGCGCACAGGCCGAAGCGTCCGTACACGCCGTACTGGGCGCTCTCGGGCGCCAGCTCACCGGCGACGAACGCGTGGAGCTCGCGGCCGCACTGCCGCACGAGGCCGCCCTGGCCTTCACGTCCGAGATCCCCGCGACCGAACCCCTCACCGGCTGGGGCTTCGTCAGGGATCTGGCGTCCCGCACAGGCGGCTCGACAGCCACCACACGCTGGGACACCGGTACCGTCCTTCGCATCGTGGCCCAACTCGCCGGCGAGGAGCTCCTCAGCCGCATCCTCACCCAACTCCCCTCCGGGTACGCCCTGTTGTTCGGCCGTGCGGAACTCACCCGGGCGGCATGACGCACGGAAGACGTGCACGCGGGCGACGCCCCCGGCCCTCTCACCCGGCTCGGGACAAGCCCGCCCGCACGGCTCGTCGAGTCCACTCCGCCCGCAGTACTCTGTCCGGAGTGCTGTGAACCTGTTAATACCTTTGGAGTGGGCTCGATGGTGCGCCGGAACGACGAAAGAAGGGCCGCCCTCGTGGACGGCGCCATCGAGGTTCTGGCCAGGGAGGGCGCGCGTGGCCTGACGTTCCGGGCCGTGGACACCGAGGCCGCTGTGCCGGCCGGCACAGCCTCCAACTACTTCAGCAACCGCGACGACCTGCTCACCCAGGCGGGCGCCCGCGTCTACGAGCGGCTCCAGCCCGACGAGGCGACCATCACCCGGCAGCGGACGAGCGCTCGGGACCGAGAGACCTACGCGGTCCTGATGCGCGAACTCGTGGGCCGGATCAGCGACTTCCGCACCGGCTACCTCGCACTTCTCGAACTCCGCCTCGAAGCCACCCGGCGGCCGCAGCTCCGCGCGGTGCTGACCGAGCAGGTGCGGGCCGACCTCGCGGCCAACGTGGCCTACCACGAGGCATCCGGCCTGCCTGGCGACGCCACCGCCGTCCAGTTGCTGTACCTGACACTCAACTGGCTGATCGTCGAGCAGCTCACCCTCCCGGACGTACTCTCGGACGCCCAGAGGGAAGGGCTCGTGACAGCCGCCGTCGAACGGCTGACAGCTGGCCCTCCCCACCAGGACCGGGTGCGGTGAGCAGCCGACCCCGGGAGGAACGGCCGTCGTGATCCTTTGCATGCCAGTGACAGCCCTCGCCGCCCTCGCGACGGTCACGTTCCTCCTCCTCCGCCTTCTCGCAGTCGCCTTGCCGGGCAACAGGCACTGGTCCGGGTGACGGCAGCAGCATCGGCGGCCTGCGCCGCCATGCCGGCGGCGATCGCATGGGCCGCCCGGTCCCGCGCGCGCCCGGCTACCGGCTGACAGCGGGCGCCGCCAGGCTGCGACCCGCAGACTCCCCCGAGGCGGCGCGCGCCCGAAGCGCCAACCATCTCACCGTGGACAATTCGGCAAGGCTCGCCCCGCCGCTCAGGCACATCCCGGCGGTTCGTCCTTGGACGGTACGAATTGCATCGTGGGCATTCCGGCGGCGTCGAAGTTGGCCGCGTCCGGGCCGATCAGAGTCATGTAACCGGCAATCCTCTGACTGTGCGGAGCAGGTGGCTCCCCCTTGACCTGCTCGACGCCGGGGAAGACGGAGTCAAGAACCCACCAACGACCGCCGAACATCACCGACTTGATTCCGCAGTGCGTGTAGATGTCGTACGGATACGGCTTGTGCTGTCTGGGCTTGGCCGGCCCTTCCTGCCACTTGTCCTTCACGACGGTGCGGGCGGGCAGGGTGGGGCCGGTCCGAGCCTCCTCGCCCTGGTTGTCGGACGCGGACGAGCAACCGGTGAGCAACAGTCCAGCGCTCAGAAGCAGTACAGCTGATTGACGCGATGCCTTCATACAGTGGTGGACGCCACGGGCACGCGTTCCGTTCGAGCCATGTCCGTTCTCCACCTGGACCTCTCCCCCTCCACAGCGCTTCCGCCGCCACTCGCCACCGTGGCCGACACCCAAGCCGTGCGCGAGAAGCGCCGACCCCGACGTTGACATAGTTGGTTAACGGCGTTAGCTTTTAGCTAAGCGGATTAGCCGAGCTTGGGGGATGTCATGACCGAGTACCTTGCCGTCGACGGCGGCACGATCGCTTACGAAGTGGCCGGGACCGGCCCACTGATCGTTCTCGCGCACGGCATGGGTGACAGCCGCGCCGCCTACCGTGCCGTGATCCCTCCGCTGGTGGCGGCCGGGTACCGGGTCGCCGCCGTCGATCTGCGCGGCTGCGGTGAGTCCAGCGTCGACTGGCCCGCCTGGAGCCGCACCGCCATCGCCGGCGACCTGCTCGCCGTGATTCGTCACCTGGGTGGTCCGGCCGTACTCGTCGGTCACTCGGTCTCCGGCGGCGCCGCCACCATCGCGGCCTCGCAGGAGCCCGCACTCGTCACCGCAGTCGTCGAGTTGGCACCGTTC of the Streptomyces aurantiacus genome contains:
- a CDS encoding ATP-binding protein, giving the protein MAQARHRAADFLARVRSEHGLSVSARAMDLTQLVVSELVTNARKYAPGPVLMRLRICGALVEVVVWDSDPVLPVARATDAGRVGQHGLEIVMAVAQGFEVQRETVGKRITARIALLDDPDGDLGGRRPQ
- a CDS encoding STAS domain-containing protein, which encodes MTDTHEAAQSGQLSIGDTAVGDIRVVTLRGEIDHTVKDELSEALLSAESASPRTVVDLSGVTFMDSSGINVFVIVHQKVSEAGGWLRFAGAQEAVLRVLQLVGLDKVIPSHPTVEQALTV
- a CDS encoding GatB/YqeY domain-containing protein — encoded protein: MDNAEAVPVDESELRGTALEQSPVGAGATEAARRELSERRVMDVVRSEATERLDAAAQLTAPAHAERAARLRAEAAVLLHFLEGSGAA
- a CDS encoding alpha/beta fold hydrolase, which gives rise to MTTVDVNGVSLGIESFGDDDAPLVLLAGGTTMLSWPDALCERLAAGGLRVVRYDLRDSGESTTADPEAPTYTLRGLAADAAALAGALGGGPAHLAGIGVSGMVAQVAVLDHPGAFSALTLVGTRAVAPGPPDDDLPGHDQATMSRLFARAMPDWTDREAVAEFAAGAAEILGDDPVAARASAARIWDRTPGTASPVQMANQMGMVFSRIDCKPRWRERLPEIEVPTLVVHGRRDRFFPVGNGEAIAREIPGHDCSSSRRPPLRSPTRRSARSPRRCSRSAGGRRVARIRPPRSGGRRRLDRSSFDSTTRSAGSRSMAGAPGHREGRGTAVPFCEPVEAWCLGRRSFEPARISRCESRGAAIRSSACLYVFVCVKHCRKRCAPVTRPQSVPCALRSLRWTTPRRCLWTSRNFAARLLSSPRSGPAPPRRRGVN
- a CDS encoding cupin domain-containing protein produces the protein MIDRCVNLHEVELDPMPLEEDDILVGRPAAAVKALGDFSGTQLGLWSLSAGTVRDVEADEVFVVLEGDATVRFETGESIELTPGTLVRLHTGERTEWEIRSPLRKLYVAAG
- a CDS encoding tetratricopeptide repeat protein, whose protein sequence is MTADERIRRAELLYERAVFGGESSALVSADRCLDEVEADLALTRGRVIHARFLEERAEDARELELFERAAELYRRLGDARGEGEAVFWVGTFHQVVREDAGSAVPAFERALALAARADDRLTTSYALRHLGFAAHMAGRLDEARAHFEESTRLRRELGFLPGVAANLVGLAYLAAQQGRPDDAVALLDEATELAESTDSHGVLRWVTGAREELSLR
- a CDS encoding TIGR01777 family oxidoreductase, whose translation is MKVVLPGGTGQVGTILDRALTAAGHEVTVVTRHPVRAHDVGWDGATLGRWAAAIDGCDAVINLAGRSVSCRYTPENLRAMMDSRVDSARVVGEAIAAAARPPRVWLQMSTATVYAHRFDAAHDEETGVIGGSEAGVPDYWAYSVEIAQNWERAQAEAPTPTTRKVALRSAMVMSPDRGGVFDVLSRLTRLGLGGPVAGGAQYVSWIQDEDFVRAVEFLIARDDLEGPVNLASPGPLPQRDFMRALRSAWGVPVGLPATRWMAELGAFALRSDTELLLKSRRVVPGRLRAAGFTFAHPEWEGAATSLVEQARSVRAGSGRARESSSHAA
- a CDS encoding type III effector protein, which translates into the protein MAMADQPDPRARGLAPTPFLATAALHTMHDALRSAQTPREREGEPPEPFQTSSEQALTALLLLREVRDQLAEWEPGLIEGAREAGASWADLAHPLGVSSRQAAERRYLRVRPGSPGSTGEQRVRATRDRRAADRTVTAWARANAADLRQLAGQITALTDLPAAARSPLGELTAALAENDAAALVGPLALTHAYLASGHPDLAARVDDVARHTDGLRRHSGDPSQEPRKSP
- a CDS encoding Hsp20/alpha crystallin family protein → MLMRTDPFRELDRLTQQLLNTAGTWSRPSAMPMDAYREGEEYVIALDLPGVSRDAIDIDVERNMLTVKAERRPVTKAEDVQVELSERPLGVFSRQVVLADALDTERIKADYDAGVLTLRIPIAERAKPRKVTIGGSSTRTEISG
- a CDS encoding DUF2267 domain-containing protein gives rise to the protein MAMRWTTFLGQIKEHGAYETTEEAERAARTVLALLGAHLVGGVRAELAARLPDELALILLNPLQAHEPLSPERFVRAAAAWIEGATEQTAAWDVGAVLSVASDAAGEELTRRLLLQLPAGYDLLFGRPQRIQ
- a CDS encoding DUF2267 domain-containing protein; its protein translation is MMPQQELCRTTTSMTFEQMLERVRYEGAYPTRAQAEASVHAVLGALGRQLTGDERVELAAALPHEAALAFTSEIPATEPLTGWGFVRDLASRTGGSTATTRWDTGTVLRIVAQLAGEELLSRILTQLPSGYALLFGRAELTRAA
- a CDS encoding TetR/AcrR family transcriptional regulator yields the protein MVRRNDERRAALVDGAIEVLAREGARGLTFRAVDTEAAVPAGTASNYFSNRDDLLTQAGARVYERLQPDEATITRQRTSARDRETYAVLMRELVGRISDFRTGYLALLELRLEATRRPQLRAVLTEQVRADLAANVAYHEASGLPGDATAVQLLYLTLNWLIVEQLTLPDVLSDAQREGLVTAAVERLTAGPPHQDRVR